A window of Phragmites australis chromosome 2, lpPhrAust1.1, whole genome shotgun sequence genomic DNA:
ACTTCAGTTGAACATAGTGGCAAgtctagaataaaaataatcaagTGTCTTACTTATTAGGCAAAAGATCTAAGTGTCCAACTTGTTAAATCAGAGGTGTCATATACATGTGGTGTATATAATTGATCATAAAAAACGAAAAATTATCCGATGTCTTGTATACCCCTGAGCTTGAACGTGGATCTGCCCTGGTTGAAAGCTAAAGCCTCTGCCCTAGTGGTAGACAAGTAGTGGCATAAAGCGTGCAAACTTGCTTCTTCGCTAGTGTCGCTGGCACTCCTAAACATTAacggagaaaaaaaatcagaaaaataaaaaataatgaaaagcCATAGTGTGCTAAATGGCAGGTATTCGGTAAATGCTTCTAGGATTCCAACTTTGGCATTAGCAGCATGTCTTTCGTATCATCATCGTTTCATGGCATCAAGAGACAGCGGTGGCTTCGCGGGCTCATGGTATCGACAGACGATAAAGGCGCCCCATCGTGTCACATGCACGGCTTCACATCTGAGTCATAACATGGTCGACGTCGTGTTGTATGGGAATGGCCGGATAGGGCGACATCGCGTCGCGTCAAGAAGGGAAGGAGCAGAGAAGGAATGGTGCCGCGAGCTTGAGGTGGTGGATCTTGGGAGGCGAGACGTAGCTGCCAATGGACGCGCGGAGGGAGACACTCCAGCGACGACGGCCGTGTGCTCGTCTGGGGTTTGGACTGGCCCACTGGCTAGGATCGATCGTTGGCCTACCACAAGCGACTAAACGAATGGATAATAGGAGGTTGTGCTGGGAGAGTGGGAGCCTGGGAGGCCTGTTGCCTGTTGGGTCATGGGCCGTGCCCGAGTTGAGATGAACCACAGTAAGAAGAAACGGATCTAAATGGAAGAATTTGAAAATGATCCGAAAATACCTAAATCATTTTTGTTGAGTTTTctcatttcctttttcttttttttaatatattattttttactgCTACGGTTGGAAAAGTTTGAAACAATCTTTAGAATACCGAGAATTACCGAAACAATCTTTAGACTACCGAGAATTACCGTTTTCATCCGTACCGCTGGACGAAAAAGATAGCATGTCTGGCACTTCACCCGACTGGTCTGGAAAGCACGTAGGCCTGGAAAAccatgcacgcatgcatgtaCAATGTGAGAGATTGATCCAGCACACCTTTAGGCTACAATTAATTACCTCCTTGAGAAgtaaaaaggaaaggaaatcttccatgcatgcatgaacaaaTCTAGCGATAGCTGGCGACCGTCCGTTGTCTAGCTTAGTAACAGGCTAACAGCCCATGGTTTCTAGGGCTCGCGCGCAGGTAAAGCTCGAGTACgtctgcatgcatgcgtgcacaCCTGTCACTCCTCGTATACGCCAAATTGTCACGCACGGTTTTTGTGCAGCCAGAACTCAGGCTCTAGATAGATACATACATCAGATCATTCAGATGTGTCTACTGTCTACATACATAGAAACAGACAGCACACACATAGGTACAATTCACAAACACATTCTCCTTACACCTGAACTGATCGAGTGAAGGACACGACACAGTGCAGTGATCACCAGATCACGACGACCCGTCACTGGCCTTGTCCCAGAGGGACGCACACAGCTAGCCCCTGTGAGAACTATGTGAGTGCCGGTCTGTCTGCTTTGCATCACCAAGGCATGCAGATGCGCATGTCGACAAGGCCGCTGGCCACGCACCGCTTGCATGCATTCCTGCATGCAGACGAGACAGCCGGGGGAAGAATGCATGAGCGACGGATAAGTCCACAGGAATCACAAGCCGACGCAGGCAAAGAGGAAGAGAGCAGAGCATGCACACACCAGTCGCCAGCAGCCGCGGCCCCCGCGGGCGAAAGCGACCGTGTGCCGCACGAGGACATGGTCGGCACCGTTGGAAAGAACAAACGTCCATGGCCAGTAGAAACGGACAACACCGAAAAAAGGGTGGAGGCTTCAGTGGCAAGTGCCTTGTGGGCACACGCTTCAGGCCTATTTAAGCCCCCTGTCATCAATGGCTAATTGCCTCATAATAAATCGATCTGCATCCATCTTGGATATCCTTCTGAGAGTGGCAAATAATTAAGAAGTGttcgtatatatatgtatggttCCACTCCGACTCCAGATTTCTTAATACGGTTGCTTGCTTAGCTTGTTGGTGCTCTTGATCATTTAAGGAGCTCGAGGAGCATGGGagaccagcagcagcagtggaTGAGCGCCGGCGGCCTGGATCTGCCTCCCGGGTTCCGGTTCCACCCCAGCGACGAGGAGATCATCACCTTCTACCTCGCACCCAAGGTGTTCGACAGGAGCTTCACCGCCACGGCCATTGGAGAGGTCTACCTCAACAAGTCTGAGCCATGGGAACTCCCAAGTAAGCACCATTTATACCTATGCCCCGTTCGATCCATGCATGCTTGTGAGTTGTGAATTAACAGCGCTTGAATGCATGGTGCAGGGAAGGCGAAGATGGGGGAGAAGGAGTGGTACTTCTACTGCCAGAAGGGTCGCAAGTACCCGACGGGGATTAGGACTAACCGGGCCACGAAGGCCGGCTACTGGAAGGCTACCGGCAAGGACAAGGAGGTCTACCGGGCCGTAGACGGGGTGCCAGCGCTCGTCGGCATGAAGAAGACGCTCGTGTTCTACAAGGGCAGGGCTCCAACGGGCAATAAGACtaactgggtcatgcacgaGTACAGGCTCGAAGGCAGCGGCAGGCTCCCCTTCCCCACAAGCAGCTCCAGCAGCACCATgaaatcttcttcttcttccaaggTGGTAGCGGCAAGGGCACGCATATGCACTTCATAGTACCTGCTCCAGAACT
This region includes:
- the LOC133894967 gene encoding NAC domain-containing protein 20-like, with amino-acid sequence MGDQQQQWMSAGGLDLPPGFRFHPSDEEIITFYLAPKVFDRSFTATAIGEVYLNKSEPWELPRKAKMGEKEWYFYCQKGRKYPTGIRTNRATKAGYWKATGKDKEVYRAVDGVPALVGMKKTLVFYKGRAPTGNKTNWVMHEYRLEGSGRLPFPTSSSSSTMKSSSSSKDEWVVCRVFHKSSGIKKAPALSHHMAMAAVGADQRIMSFPISMQFPMGQEDFAVDSNALRPLMDPEALFYSTAGASSSLVPPALPPLAGMGSAGLQMNGLFGNPMAAAQPMPFYQQMGMGAAGAGGFTAGPESGPTSMVSHARRRDEH